From Sander lucioperca isolate FBNREF2018 chromosome 14, SLUC_FBN_1.2, whole genome shotgun sequence, the proteins below share one genomic window:
- the cel.2 gene encoding carboxyl ester lipase, tandem duplicate 2: MMVKLGILVAVAVFLETVSGASLGVVYTEGGMVEGKNIRIGLLRRMDVFKGIPFADIPGRFEKPKRHPGWDGILKATEYRQRCIQVNLLMSDTRGSEDCLYLNIWVPHDRKVSTGLPVMVWIYGGGFLAGGSMGANFLDNYLYSGQEIADRGNVIVVTLGYRVGTMGFLSTGDSDLPGNYGLWDQHAAIAWVNRNIRSFGGDPDNITIFGESAGGASVSFQTLTPHNKGLFKRAISQSGVALCPWGINKNPRRFAEEVALKVNCPTDQNMAACLKMTDPALLTLAGSLSLSSSPDHPLVWNLFLSPVIDGDFLPDEPSKLFHNAAAVDYIAGVNDMDGHIFTGLDVPSINAPLVDTPIEDVKRLLASYTKEKGQAGLDNAYSTYTLNWGSNPSKETIKKTVVEIGTDYIFLVPTQAALYLHAANATTGRTYSYLFSQPNRMGGIGRPYPSWMGADHADDLQYVFGKPFSTPLGYWPSHRDVSGYMIAYWTNFAKTGDPNKGESVPVTWPRFTSTEHQYLEINSKMNKNYVGQKMRMRYVHFWTSILPNLPISFSE, from the exons ATGATGGTGAAGCTGGGGATTTTGGTAGCTGTTGCCGTGTTTCTGGAGACGGTCTCTGGGGCCTCT CTCGGGGTGGTGTACACAGAGGGAGGTATGGTGGAGGGTAAAAACATTCGTATTGGCTTATTGCGTCGCATGGACGTCTTCAAGGGGATTCCCTTTGCTGACATCCCTGGAAGGTTTGAGAAACCAAAGCGTCACCCTGGCTGGGACG GTATTCTGAAGGCCACTGAGTACAGGCAGAGATGCATTCAGGTGAATCTCTTGATGTCTGACACCAGAGGCAGTGAGGACTGTCTTTACCTTAACATCTGGGTTCCTCACGACCGCAAAG TGTCCACTGGTTTGCCGGTCATGGTCTGGATCTATGGGGGAGGCTTCCTGGCTGGGGGCTCGATGGGTGCTAACTTCCTGGACAACTATCTGTACAGCGGGCAGGAGATTGCAGACAGAGGAAATGTTATTGTGGTGACACTGGGATACCGTGTGGGCACTATGGGCTTCCTGAGCACTGGAGACTCTGACTTACCCG GAAACTATGGCCTTTGGGACCAGCATGCCGCCATCGCCTGGGTGAACAGGAACATCCGCTCGTTTGGAGGAGACCCTGACAACATCACCATCTTTGGAGAGTCTGCAGGTGGAGCTAGTGTCAGCTTCCAG ACTCTCACTCCCCACAACAAAGGGCTGTTCAAGAGAGCCATCTCCCAGAGCGGTGTCGCCCTTTGCCCATGGGGTATTAATAAGAACCCACGCAGGTTCGCTGAGGAG GTTGCTCTGAAGGTCAACTGCCCCACAGATCAAAACATGGCTGCCTGTTTGAAGATGACTGATCCTGCTCTCCTTACGTTGGCTGGCTCTCTCAGTCTGTCCAGCTCACCCGATC aCCCACTTGTATGGAACCTGTTCCTGTCTCCTGTGATTGATGGTGACTTCCTGCCGGATGAGCCTTCCAAACTGTTCCACAATGCCGCTGCCGTTGACTACATCGCTGGAGTCAACGACATGGATGGACACATATTTACTGGTTTAGATGTTCCCTCAATCAACGCCCCCCTGGTGGACACCCCTAT CGAGGATGTGAAGAGGCTCCTGGCTTCTTACACTAAGGAGAAGGGCCAGGCTGGTTTGGACAACGCTTACTCTACATACACCTTAAACTGGGGCTCAAACCCCAGCAAGGAGACCATCAAGAAAACCGTTGTGGAGATTGGAACAGACTACATCTTCCTGGTTCCTACTCAGGCTGCCCTCTACCTTCATGCTGCCAACGCCAC AACTGGCCGTACCTACTCGTACCTCTTCTCTCAGCCCAACCGTATGGGTGGCATTGGTAGGCCCTACCCCAGCTGGATGGGAGCCGACCACGCTGATGACCTGCAGTATGTGTTCGGAAAGCCTTTCTCCACACCACTGGGGTACTGGCCTAGCCATCGTGACGTCTCTGGCTACATGATCGCCTACTGGACCAACTTCGCCAAAACTGG GGACCCTAACAAAGGAGAGAGCGTGCCCGTTACCTGGCCTAGATTCACCAGCACTGAACACCAGTACCTGGAGATCAATTCTAAGATGAACAAGAACTATGTAGGACAGAAGATGAGAATGCGTTATGTGCATTTCTGGACTAGCATCTTACCCAACCTCCCCATATCCTTCTCAGAGTAA
- the LOC116034759 gene encoding bile salt-activated lipase-like produces the protein MMVKLGILVAVAVFLETVSGASLGVVYTEGGMVEGENIRIGLLRRMDVFKGIPFADIPGRFEKPKRHPGWDGILKATEYRQRCIQVNLLMSDTRGSEDCLYLNIWVPHGRKVSTGLPVMVWIYGGGFLAGGSMGANFLDNYLYSGQEIADRGNVIVVTLGYRVGTMGFLSTGDSDLTGNYGLWDQHAAIAWVNRNIRSFGGDPDNITIFGESAGGASVSFQTLTPHNKGLFKRAISQSGVALCPWGINKIPRRFAEEVALKVNCPTDQNMAACLKMTDPALLTLAGSLSLSSSPDHPLVWNLFLSPVIDGDFLPDEPSKLFHNAAAVDYIAGVNDMDGHIFTGLDVPSINAPLVDTPIEDVKRLLASYTKEKGQAGLDNAYSIYTSTWGSNPSKETIKKTVVEIGTDYIFLVPTQAALYLHAANATTGRTYSYLFSQPNRMGGIGRPYPSWMGADHADDLQYVFGKPFSTPLGYWPSHRDVSGYMIAYWTNFAKTGDPNKGESVPVTWPRFTSTEHQYLEINSKMNKNYVGQKMRMRYVHFWSSVLPNLPISFSE, from the exons ATGATGGTGAAGCTGGGGATTTTAGTagctgttgctgtgtttctgGAGACGGTCTCTGGGGCCTCT CTCGGGGTGGTGTACACAGAGGGAGGTATGGTGGAGGGTGAAAACATTCGTATTGGCTTATTGCGTCGCATGGACGTCTTCAAGGGGATTCCCTTTGCTGACATCCCTGGAAGGTTTGAGAAACCAAAGCGTCACCCTGGCTGGGACG GTATTCTGAAGGCCACTGAGTACAGGCAGAGATGCATTCAGGTGAATCTCTTGATGTCTGACACCAGAGGCAGTGAGGACTGTCTTTATCTTAACATCTGGGTTCCTCACGGCCGCAAAG TGTCCACTGGTTTGCCGGTCATGGTCTGGATCTATGGGGGAGGCTTCCTGGCTGGGGGCTCGATGGGTGCTAACTTCCTGGACAACTATCTGTACAGCGGGCAGGAGATTGCAGACAGAGGAAATGTTATTGTGGTGACACTGGGATACCGTGTGGGCACTATGGGCTTCCTGAGCACTGGAGACTCTGACTTAACCG GAAACTATGGCCTTTGGGACCAGCATGCCGCCATCGCCTGGGTGAACAGGAACATCCGCTCGTTTGGAGGAGACCCTGACAACATCACCATCTTTGGAGAGTCTGCAGGTGGAGCTAGTGTCAGCTTCCAG ACTCTCACTCCCCACAACAAAGGGCTGTTCAAGAGAGCCATCTCCCAGAGCGGTGTCGCCCTTTGCCCATGGGGTATTAATAAGATCCCACGCAGGTTCGCTGAGGAG GTTGCTCTGAAGGTCAACTGCCCCACAGATCAAAACATGGCTGCCTGTTTGAAGATGACTGATCCTGCTCTCCTTACGTTGGCTGGCTCTCTCAGTCTGTCCAGCTCACCCGATC aCCCACTTGTATGGAACCTGTTCCTGTCTCCTGTGATTGATGGTGACTTCCTGCCGGATGAGCCTTCCAAACTGTTCCACAATGCCGCTGCCGTTGACTACATCGCTGGAGTCAACGACATGGATGGACACATATTTACTGGTTTAGATGTTCCCTCAATCAACGCCCCCCTGGTGGACACCCCTAT CGAGGATGTAAAGAGGCTCCTGGCTTCTTACACTAAGGAGAAGGGCCAGGCTGGTTTGGACAATGCTTACTCCATATACACCTCCACCTGGGGCTCAAATCCCAGCAAGGAGACCATCAAGAAAACCGTTGTGGAGATTGGAACAGACTACATCTTCCTGGTTCCTACTCAGGCTGCCCTCTACCTTCATGCTGCCAACGCCAC AACTGGCCGTACCTACTCGTACCTCTTCTCTCAGCCCAACCGTATGGGTGGCATTGGTAGGCCCTACCCCAGCTGGATGGGAGCCGACCACGCTGATGACCTGCAGTACGTGTTCGGAAAGCCTTTCTCCACACCACTGGGGTACTGGCCTAGCCATCGTGACGTCTCTGGCTACATGATCGCCTACTGGACCAACTTCGCCAAAACTGG GGACCCTAACAAAGGAGAGAGCGTGCCCGTTACCTGGCCTAGATTCACCAGCACTGAACACCAGTACCTGGAGATCAATTCTAAGATGAACAAGAACTATGTAGGACAGAAGATGAGAATGCGTTATGTGCATTTCTGGTCTAGCGTCCTACCCAACCTTCCCATATCCTTCTCAGAGTAA